TGATCGTACAGCGGATTATTTTTTCATGGAGAAGGTGGATATGATCATTGCACGTCTTTGGGCATTTCTTTTAAGGCTGACACGGTGAGCATCTTTAGGAAAATTATTACCTTTTATGagttgttttggtatatttttggCTAAAGCACCTTTAGATACAGTTGCTTAGAGGTAATTGGAAAACTGACTATGGTTAAGCCTATGGAAtgtaatttaacaaaattttctataacTCAAAATATCTTGGAACTAGTATGACTGGTAGGTTGAGGTAATGTTTGACCATTCTGAGGTCTTCACTTATTAAGGGTCCTAAATTGTTAATTTACTGCAAAGAATATAGAGTTCGCCATGCCAGGGGTGGATGGTAATGGCCAAGCCACccaaccccccccccccaaaaaaaaaaaaaaagaacgaaAAATTTTGGACATTTTCGTTacttccttgaaatttttaattaaatactcctaaaatttttgaaaattctcattattctcacaaaatatttaaaaaatttaattaggcCCTCCAAAACTTAGTCCCAAGATCCACCACTAAtatctttcttctctttcttgTAGAGTTGATTGCTTCatacattttgtttttcttccttttaatGCTTTCCAGAGATATGATCCTTGCAGATTGGAAAAACTTTTGAACAGAAGATTAAGAGAACGACATAAGAAAGAGCCAAAGAAGGATGATGAAATTAACCCTGAAGCAGACAGTGAAGATTTGTATGTTGAACGGATCCGTCTTGAAAATATGGACCTAAGGTTGTGAAGTACCACCTGATGCTGTTATTTTCGAGGGCAGTACTTATTCATGAACATATATACCATCTAAGTGCTTTCTAAGCCACTTGTAGGATGCTTTCCATGCCATCatcattaaatttgaacaactaGTCTtgataatttacaattttcatGCAGCTACTTTTTTTAgctttatgttttaatttcagtACTAATATTTGCATATCTTTCCTCTTAAATAGTTATATGATTTTATCATTAGCAGCATGTCTTTCCTAAACTCTGGTGGTGTCATTAGTCAATTACTTGCTTGTTCTGTATTAAGCAGCATCAAGAAATTGGTGAGCAAGACTACAATCCAAGAGCCTACTTTTGATAGGATTATTGTTGTCTACAGGTACTGCATGTTGCATCTTACCATACAAGTTTCCAGTTGAGATAAATTAGAAATTGTCAATAATGTCTTTCTTCAATAATTGATATGGATATATTAGAAAGCCAGTTTATTGGTCTACTTTATTTCAAGGTTGAACATATTGATTGTTGGAACAGTATTCTGAAAGCACCTCATCTTCTTATTCTCTTGGTCTTGAGAGAATTATCTTAttagtaaagaaaaagaaaggagaaagggCATCAAGACAGAAATTTCCATGGATAGagaatcatattttctttaggAAAAAAGGCTAAACTACTCTTGGATTTGGTGTCTttctaaattagttaaataaaaatcatgaagAGCAATTCAAAGAAATCTAAGATGTGAGGTGAACTTCCAGGAGAGCAAGCCCCAAACCAAATACGGATCGAGGAATATAcgtaaaacatttcaaaaatattccAATGGCAGATCTGGAAATAGTGCTTGTGAGTCTCTTATCTCCTTGCTCGAAGCTTTTATATGACAGGTGATCAATGtgtatgatattatttattttctttcataacagcctgaaaagaaaaatccaGGATTAACTCCCATGGACTGGGTCAAGTTCCTTGCCTCTGCTGTTGTGGGGCTGGTCAGTTGAGCAATGATGTTTCTCTGTTACCTGTTCTTGTCTTTCCACCATTGTTTCATTTCTGCCTGGTATTCATATTGATTGAATGCACTATTATTGTGCCTTTATTCACAGGTTACTGTGTTTAGTTCTCTTCAAATGCCTACAGCTGATCTTTGGGTCATCTTTGCCATTTTGTCAACTGTGATTGGTTACTGCGCTAAGACATATTTCACGTATGCTTTCCTCCATCCTTGATTAAATGTAATATGTCTTATGCTCTTTGCTATATGTCGTGGGACTCAATGTTGATGGATCCATTCAGAAATATAAGCTGGTAAAGGGATGTCCTCTTATTTATACTATGTTCTCCCATGTGCCTCTGGTTGGCTGTCTAGGCACTTATACTTAATTACTTGGTGTCTCTGTTGCTTTACATGTTTCACATTGTTTGATTGATTTGtgttattattttcatattacattttaggtTTGAAGCAAACATGGCTACATATCAGAATTTAATAACACAGTCCATGTATGACAAACAACTCGATAGTGGAAGGGGAACTTTACTTCACTTGTGTGATGATGTGATTCAACAGGAAGTAGGTTGCATTccgtttttttttcctttctctctttaTCTGTCTTGTATCGGaaattttagtacattttcCTGCCAAAAGCAAGAAACTGTAgcatctatttttttattttgattcatattGAAAGCAAGAGAAGCTGTATAGCCTTCACTATTCCAAGCCTTAATTGCTTGGTTACACAGTTGCAAAGCTTTGATGTGTAGTGCATATAGGACATGAAACCAAACAGAGTCTTATCTTAAAATGAGCTTtactatttgtttattttccttCTGTTCCACAATATTCCTTTATTCTGAACAACAATCTTGACTGCAGGTGAAAGAGGTAATCATCTCATTCTTTATACTAATGGAGCAAGGTAAAGCCACCATGGAGGTATGCATCATTATTTTTTCATCATTCCTTGCTTTATAGATATTCTTCAATGTGACAAATTTTTATGTGGGTCCATTTTAGTAGAGCATAAccttttaataattcaatataggATTTGGATCTAAGGTGCGAGGAACTAATTAAAGAGGAATTTGGGGAGAGCTGTAACTTTGATGTGGATGATGCAGTTGAAAAGCTAGAGAAGTTGAAAATTGTTTCTCGGGTCCTTATATTCCACCTCCATAAACTTGattatattcatatttgttaaatatattCATCTTTTGGGTTCAAGTTAGTTAATACATTTCTTGTGGATAAATTGGTTTGcaaatgtttttgaattcagGATTCTATTGGACGATTTTATTGTGTTGGACTGAAACGTGCAAATGAGATTATTGGTGTCACCACTGAGGAACTCGTGCTGAAGGCAAGACAGGGTTCTATTTCAGCTTAATGCTATGCTACCTCGGTGAGGTGGGACACTTTCacctatatatacatatgtatttcatgtttgtgtgttttttcttaaaaaagtatgatactaattttataattagcAGAAGACTAATTCAAGgggttggtttttttttttaaattatgatattaacttagtaattgaatttgaagtCAGGATGGTGAGTGGAGGATATACATGTATGAACCTGAGCCACGTGGTAATGAGGTTATCAGAACCCTAAAATCCTTCCTTCATATCATGTGACATGGGAACTGGGATGTGGGTGGAAAGACGTGGTCCAGCAAGCAGCTATGCAGTTGTGCATATTGTTGATTTTAATGTGTGTGTGTATTTCCTTATCTCAATTTGAGGGTTTCATTTTCTGTCATCTATGTGCTGTACATTATATTTTGGGGTATGTGGCATGTTGTAGCTTTATGAAAATTGCTAACTTCGTTTATATTATGCATGTTTGTTTGGAAGCATGAGTTCCAGAATCTAGAATGTTTGAAGAACACCGTGAGAAGCAGCCGATCTAACCTCTAGAATGAAACAGAGGAGGTTGGTTTTGATCATATATAATTCTTCAAGTAGCTAGCCAATATTCTATCCTAATGTTATGTTTCTTGATTTAAAACTTCCATCCAATCCTAAAATTAAGCTCTGCCATTCATACTCTGTATTTTGTATGTTGGTTCTTACTTTATAAGCATTAATGTGATGCTTATAATGTCGGATTCATTTAACTGCAAATGCAAGGATGgatattttaacttttagatCACCAAAGGAAACATTAAATTAGATGACATGCATGCTTTATTGCTCCATTCCATCTAACTAAAATATCagaatttgttaatattttctactctTTATCTTACGGATTGGGCACTGCCTTCTAAAAGCGTAGTTCTTACAACCTTTCTGGTGATTGAGAAAACATCAGCTAACCCGCCCTCCCCTATCTCGTACCTTTTCCTCTTGTTTTCAGGATTGCTGCCGGCAACACCCTGGACGTACTGCAAAGTGACTTAAAATATCAACTGGTGTATAATCAATGCTCAAACTAATAGATTAATTATGGTATAAGGTTATGTGACCCAATTCCATAGACtattatattttggttaaacGTACCAAATCTAATATGCATGCGTTCAAAGCCCAAAAAGCATAAAAGCTTAATCAATAAGCGTGCTAGCCAATAACTGAAAACCTATAAAAGGTTACTGGCTCATAGCATAATGGGAGGaggctttttttattttttgacaaaagGACCGGAAAGGTCAACTCAATTTATAGAATCACTTATAACCAATGCATGGATATCCTCAGGATAATCCATATCAAAGGTACAGTTATAAGATTTAGTAATagaatttttacaaataaagtCGCCCACCTTATTACAATTTCGGTTGGCCCAACAAAAATAACCGCAGTTTTAATATTGACCATAGTTTT
The window above is part of the Gossypium raimondii isolate GPD5lz chromosome 9, ASM2569854v1, whole genome shotgun sequence genome. Proteins encoded here:
- the LOC105798008 gene encoding uncharacterized protein LOC105798008 isoform X3, with amino-acid sequence MDTKNKDVIRLERESVIPILKPKLIMTLANLIEHGSDRAEFLKFCKRVEYTIRAWYLLQFEDLMQLYSLFDPVHGAQKLQQQNLSSEEVDVLEQNFLTYLFQVMEKSNFKIATDEEIDVALAGQYLLNLPIIVDESKIDKTLLKRYFSEHPQPNLPDFADKYIIFRRGIGIDRTADYFFMEKVDMIIARLWAFLLRLTRLEKLLNRRLRERHKKEPKKDDEINPEADSEDLYVERIRLENMDLRRASPKPNTDRGIYVKHFKNIPMADLEIVLPEKKNPGLTPMDWVKFLASAVVGLVTVFSSLQMPTADLWVIFAILSTVIGYCAKTYFTFEANMATYQNLITQSMYDKQLDSGRGTLLHLCDDVIQQEVKEVIISFFILMEQGKATMEDLDLRCEELIKEEFGESCNFDVDDAVEKLEKLKIVSRDSIGRFYCVGLKRANEIIGVTTEELVLKARQGSISA
- the LOC105798008 gene encoding uncharacterized protein LOC105798008 isoform X2, giving the protein MDTKNKDVIRLERESVIPILKPKLIMTLANLIEHGSDRAEFLKFCKRVEYTIRAWYLLQFEDLMQLYSLFDPVHGAQKLQQQNLSSEEVDVLEQNFLTYLFQVMEKSNFKIATDEEIDVALAGQYLLNLPIIVDESKIDKTLLKRYFSEHPQPNLPDFADKYIIFRRGIGIDRTADYFFMEKVDMIIARLWAFLLRLTRLEKLLNRRLRERHKKEPKKDDEINPEADSEDLYVERIRLENMDLSIKKLVSKTTIQEPTFDRIIVVYRRASPKPNTDRGIYVKHFKNIPMADLEIVLPEKKNPGLTPMDWVKFLASAVVGLVTVFSSLQMPTADLWVIFAILSTVIGYCAKTYFTFEANMATYQNLITQSMYDKQLDSGRGTLLHLCDDVIQQEVKEVIISFFILMEQGKATMEDLDLRCEELIKEEFGESCNFDVDDAVEKLEKLKIVSRDSIGRFYCVGLKRANEIIGVTTEELVLKARQGSISA
- the LOC105798008 gene encoding uncharacterized protein LOC105798008 isoform X1, which translates into the protein MDTKNKDVIRLERESVIPILKPKLIMTLANLIEHGSDRAEFLKFCKRVEYTIRAWYLLQFEDLMQLYSLFDPVHGAQKLQQQNLSSEEVDVLEQNFLTYLFQVMEKSNFKIATDEEIDVALAGQYLLNLPIIVDESKIDKTLLKRYFSEHPQPNLPDFADKYIIFRRGIGIDRTADYFFMEKVDMIIARLWAFLLRLTRLEKLLNRRLRERHKKEPKKDDEINPEADSEDLYVERIRLENMDLSSIKKLVSKTTIQEPTFDRIIVVYRRASPKPNTDRGIYVKHFKNIPMADLEIVLPEKKNPGLTPMDWVKFLASAVVGLVTVFSSLQMPTADLWVIFAILSTVIGYCAKTYFTFEANMATYQNLITQSMYDKQLDSGRGTLLHLCDDVIQQEVKEVIISFFILMEQGKATMEDLDLRCEELIKEEFGESCNFDVDDAVEKLEKLKIVSRDSIGRFYCVGLKRANEIIGVTTEELVLKARQGSISA